Within Dictyoglomus sp., the genomic segment GTCAAGTTCTTGTTGCAGTTTTGTTAATATTTGTTATACTCAGCTTAGTTATGGCTGGAATTCTTAATATTTTGGAAGGAAATATAAAAAAAGTGGAAGCCCAAAAGGGAGAAAAACAAGCTCTTTACCTTGCAGAAGGAGGAGCAGAAATTGCCATTCATAGTTTAATTTGGTTTGATCTTTCCTCTGGAACCTATACTTTTTCTGGAGTTATAACTCAAACGGATTTTTCAGGAAGATATACTACCACTTTATTTTGGAATAATCCCAATTTTGAAATATTATCTATTGGAACCGTCGATCTTTGGACAAGAATATTGGATATAGAGGGAGTAAGAAGTGGAGTATATCCCTATTCCCTAACTATAACTTTATGGAGTGAGGAATAAATGCTTAGTTTTCATTGGGTTGGTGGAAAAATAAGGGTTTTGGAAAGTACTTGGGAAAAGAAAACTTTAAAAATTAAAAATTCCTTTGTAATAAAGATAGAAGAGGAGTTATGGAGAAGGGGAGAGATAGATAAAATCATACCTATTTTAAAGGAACATATGGAAAAGAATAACATTAAAGAAAAAAATTTACATGTTACCTTGGAAACAAAGGAATTTTGTCCCAGAATAATGGAATTTCCTAAGATGCCCTTAAAAGAGCTGAGGGAAAATATAATAGATGAGCTAGAGGAACTTATCTCATTTAGAGAAGAAACAACAGAATTAAGTTTTTCTATTATTTATCAAGATAAGGAAAAGATCAAACTATTAGTATTAACATATCCCAAAAATATTTTAAGTCAATGGAAGGATATTTCTCAAGAATTAAACCTTAGATTAAAATATATGGAATTTTCATCCCTTTCATCCCTTAGAGGCTTAGCTTATGAAAATTATGACTTTTCAAAGAATCTTTGCGTTTTATATGTAGGACATGATATCTCTGATATTTACATTTTTAATAAAGGTAAGATTTGGGGAATATATAACATGAGCATTGGATCATCAGATTTTTCTTTTTATGAAAATCTTACTATAAATACTAGTTTTCTCTCTTATATTGATGAGATAAGAACTTATCTTTCTACTTTTCCCTTTGATTTGAATGAAATTGTAATAATAGGTGAGGATGAAAGTTCCATTCCTTTATTAGATCAGATTCAGGAGGTTTTTTCAGACCTTCCCATAAGTTTAAACAAGAATATATGGCTTACAAGTATTGGAGTTTCTATTGATGTTCATAAATATTTATTAATTCCCTCTTTAAATCTTATTGGAAGGGAAAAATTTATCATTAAATTTGAGAGAGAAGAGATTTTAAAATCTCTTCTTGCGGGAATTTTAGCTCTTATAATTATTTTTTCTGGAAATTTATATATAAATCTACAGATAAATGAAATAAAAAGAGAAAGATCTATCTTAGAGCAGACTCTAATTCAGAGAAGAGGAGAAGTAGAAGAGCTAAGAAAAGTTGTGGAAGAGAGAATCTCCGTAAATGAGGGGCTAAAAAGTTGGATAGAAAATTTAAATTATAACAAAATTTTATCACCCTCTTATTTTCTAAAAGATTTATCAAGAATTATTCCTACAAATGTTTGGTTATCGGATTTGGAAGTCTCGGAAGATAATAAAATATCATTTCTTGGTTATAGTCTCGATAGTGAAGGAGTTGCAGACTTTTTAATTTCCCTTTCCTATTCAAATATTTTTAAAGATGTAAGCCTACAGAATTCAAATCTAGTAGATATTGGGAATAAAAGTGTCCAAAATTTTAAAATTTTGGCGGTGATAAAGTGAAAAAAATAGATGTATTAATATTTTTTTTAATACTTTTATTGGGAAGTATAATTTTTTTAATACCTTCTTATTCCAACTTGGTGAGGGAAGAAAGAAATTTAAGATCTGTAAGAAAAGAGATGTTGGATATTATAGATGAATTAAGTAAGCTGAAGGATACTCTTAATAGATTATCAAAGGAGAGAGAAGATCTTCTAATAGAAGGAAAAAGAAAAGCCTTTGATAAAAGAGGTTTTTCTATTTTTCTTAAGGAACTTGCAGTTTTACTAAAAAAACATAAAATATTATCCTTTTCCATAATACCGGAAGAAGTTCAGGATGTACAAGGTCTTCCAGAAAAATTTCCTCTAAAAATAAAAAGACTTCCTTTGAATTTTCAATTTGTTGGAAGATATCAAGGATTATTAACCTTTTTTCAGGATCTTGAATTACAAAATTATCCCATAAGATTTTTAAGTTATAAAATTACCCATTTAAATGCAGATTCTAATAAGTCCTTACTAAATTTTACGGGAAGGATTGAAATTTATTTATTAGAGGAGGAATAAAGATGAGGGAAAAGATTTGGGGAGGTTTAATCCTTATTACTGCATCTTTATCTATTTCATTAAATATTTATACTTTAATAAAACAGAAGGAGAAATTTTATAACTTCGATAATGAGATTCCTGCAAAACCCGTATCTTATATAGAAGAAGAGAAAACTTTAGATCAAGATAAAAAGGAAATTAAGAACTTAGTTAAAGCAGAATTGAAAGAAATAAAAAATCTAAAACTGGGAAGAATGGATCCCTTTGAGCCTTTGATTAAAGAAGAAAAAGAAGAGAAGATAATATCCCCAAAAATTGTTTATACTTCAAATATAAAATATGAAGAAAAGAAAGAATTATTAAAAGAACCACCATATCTTCTAAGAGGAATACTGGAAGGAGATAAAAAATTAGTCATTTTAGAAACAAAAGACGAGAATAGAAGTTTTGTTTTAGAAGAGGGAGACAAAATAGAAGGATTTAAATTGGAAAAAGTAAATTCCCTTGAGAGAAAGATTATTTTGAAGGATTCTAAAGGAAATACCTTTACAATCAGAATGTAGCAGGAGATAATGTAATTGTTGCAGTTCGTTCCCTTTGAGTGTTTCCAATTCTTCTCTTCGCTTTTATACTAATATCTACTAATTGCACCTTTCTTCCAGAAGTATAATTGGCAGGGGTTAATTCAAAATAGGAATAAACATTACTATGTCCTGGAATAAGATCAAGATATAAATATTTCACTATGAACCCATCACTATCTATGTAATCAGTTAAGAGAATAGGTTTTTGGGTTGATGTAAAGGTAAAACTATTTCTTAGATTTGTAATATTTCCTGAGGAATAAGTGGGAGTCCAAGAAAGATCAATGGAATATTTTAATAAGAATCTCGCGTTAGGATTTGCTGAATCATATAAGGATCCTGTTCTCTGTCTTGTTATGTAAATATTAAATCTATAAATATTACTTCTTATAGGAATAGCTAAGACTAAGGCTTGACTTCCCGTAATAAAAGATGTAAAGGTTCCAAATCCATAGTTACTTCCTGAGTTGTCTTGTAAATAAATAGTAAATCCTGGTGTATAGATTACTGATGCCTTTAATATATCAGAATTTAAGTTAGAAATTGCTAGAGATACTCCCCTTTCTAGCTCACTGTCAATTCTATTAATTAAAACATCCCTTTGAATACTTAGCCAAATTTGAATTATCACTACCAAAACTATTGATAATATGGTCATTGATATTAGTAACTCAACTAATGAAAGTCCTTTATTTTTCATATAATTACTCTCCAGGACTTGGATTTTGAATTATTTCAGTTAATTCTGCTAAAGGATTTTCGAATCTTTTTATATATCCAGAACCCGATGGTTCTCTATGTCTTATTGTATCTATATAATCTCCCTGAGAATTTGCATAATAGATTCTTATAGTTATTCTTTTCGCTACTACTTTATTCTGATTAGGAGGGGGAGGAGTTAGATTTTTTATCAAAAACTGTTGGGCATATTTTGCTCTACCATTTATTAATATGTTTCCTACAAAATTTGTATATACCCTTTGAGAGGGTTGTTCTGCTGGGATTGCAGGTCTTACATTGGGAATTGCAGGAGAAGCGGGAATAGCAGACCATTTATCATTCTCAATTAAATTATCAAAATTTGCTTTTACTTGTGCCCATATTTTTAGGTTTTCTAACTGATCTCTTATTATTCTATGAGCTTCCATTCTATCATTTACTCTTTTTTTCATTATATATCCCATTAATACCGCATTAGTTGCTCCTACAAAGACTACAAGAAGAATACTCATTAAAACCATTAAACTAATTAGAGAAAATCCCTTTTCTCCTTTCATTTTATAACCCCCCTAAGTTTATTCCACAATAATTTCCGAAGGAGGCATCATTTCATACATCTTCTTTACTCTTTCCTCTTTTGTCTCTTCTTTTTGTGGTATCTCAGTTGTTTCTTTTAATACTTCGGGAGTTATCTCTATTTCTTTATTTAAACTCTCCTCAATATTAATTTTATTTGATGATTCTTGAGACTTATGTGATTTATAATTAAAAGCTAAAATTATAATTAAAATTAAGACTATGACAAAGAGTATATGAAATTTTTTAATTTTCATTTTATTCCCACTTTTCCTCCCAATTTTCTATTTTTATCCATCTTGGATCCTCAATTCTTCCTTCTCGAAGTAGAGTTCTTCCTGTTGTTGGGAAGAAGGGTGGAGCATATCCATCTCTCATTCGATAGTCATACCAAAATTCTCTTCCATATCCAGTTCTTGGAGTTCCTCCCGATCCAAAAGTTCCAAAAGCTCCATAGAAGTTTGAGATTATTCCTCCTGTAAGAATAACATCTCCTTGAGGGGATCGAGTATTATAGTTTGCTACTTGAACTACACCTTGGGGAGCCATTAATGTGGCATCAATTTCAAAATCTAAATCAGGATCAGAGGGGTCCGCATCGGTATGATTAGAGACAGGATCTATTAATATGTTTCCACTTTCCGAAAGGATTCCTAAAATATTTACTGCATTAGGATTAGTTAAAGGATTATCTTGATATCTTATGTGATTAGTAATTGTAATGTTATTGCGGGCACATAATGTTATTCTTTGATTCCTTTGGATTGTTCCGCTTACACTATTTACTTGTCCATTAACATATATAACTCCATTGGGAATTCTATTTATTTCGATAGTATTTGTTCCTACTCTTACAAAGGTTTTATTTTGAGTCTCATCAATAGTAAAAACATAAGTAGTATTTCCTTGAGTAATAGTATATACTGCTCTATTTTGAGAATCTAAACCAAAATTAATATCTACGTTTCCCTGGATATATATTCCTCCACCATTTAATATGGTTTGAGTATATATTCCATTTGGTGGAGGATCGTTATTTACAGGTAATCCTAACATTTGTCTTATATATTGGTTCCTTTGATTTTCATTGGGAAAAGTCCCTGTATAGGTTCCTCCCAGAGATGCAGAAAGTTGGGTATCGGTACTTGGAGGAAGATTAATTTGGGGAGCATTTCTTATAAATCCTCTCTGGAATATAGGAGTAGCGTAGGGAGGATTACTATCTGCATTCAGTCGTATATAGGAAGTAGCAGTATAGAAAAGAGCAGTACTTGCAGAAGAGGAGACCTGATCTGTAAAGGTAGGTGTATAGGCAAAGGCAAATTCAGTATTAGAATGTACAGGACCACGGAAAATAGTCCTTGACGTAAACCATACCGTGCTTCCGTCAGGCAAAGTATGATTATTAGTGAATAAGGCAAAACGAGCAAAATTTTCCACAAATACTGATCCCTCTATCCTTCCTCTTGTAGTTATGGTTAAACTTAATCTTGGATTATAATTTACCTTATATCCCCTTGAAGTTATTGTATATACATAAGTATAAAATACTCTTGTTGTTATTCCTGAAACATCAGTGGAATAATCTAAAAGAGAAAAGGTATAACTTAAGATTGTATACGAAGTTGTGGGATCAGGAAATTGAGTCTGATTGTAAATTTCAGAAATATCTTGAGATAAATTACTTGGAGAAAGAAGATTCCTTAAAAAATCTTGAGTAATGTCAGAAATTCTTCTTCGTGGTATTTCTTCCTGTATTTTCCAGTGAGCAATAGATAAAACATTTTTTATTCCTGCCTGAGTAGCATTTAGTACCTGATCTCTTGCCTGATCTCTTCTTACAAAAAAGTTTTCATTAATTGTAGAGGTTAGAAGAAGAAAAACAAGAGAAGTTATAAGAAAACCAAAGGTTATTGCTGTGATAAGAGATAAATCCCCTTTTTCTTTTTTATTTGAGGGTTTTGTTTTCATTATAATTACACCCCCAAAAGTTGTGTTAATTTTTCATATTATAACATGATTTAAAAAAATTGTAAAAAATTTTTTGTGATTTTAAAGAGATAAAGGGAAAAACTTTTGGTGGAGGCGATGGGATTTGAACCCACGACCTCTTGCATGCGAAGCAAGCGCTCTCCCGCTGAGCTACGCCCCCACAACCCTAAATAAGTTTATCCATTATCCATATTGTTGTCAAACTTAGTTTGTTCTGAAATAAAATTTTTAATCTTTTGGTCGTATAATTAAGAAGTTAAAAATTTTTGGAAAGGATGTGATAAAGGAAATGGAAGATATATTGATTCTTGAAGATGTAGTGAAAATTTACAAAATGGATGGAGTGGAAACTGTTGCTTTAAGAGGAGTATCTTTAAAGGTTAGAAAAGGAGATTTTATCGCAATAATGGGACCATCAGGATCTGGAAAATCAACAATGATGCATATCATGGGATGCCTTGATAGACCTACATCGGGAAAAATATATTTTGAAGGGAGGGATGTTTCAGAACTTTCTGATAATGAACTGGCTGAGATAAGAAATAAGAAAATAGGATTTGTTTTCCAAAGCTTTTATCTTCTTCCAAGATATACAGCAATTCAAAATGTAGAACTTCCTTTAATATATCAAGGTGTTTCTCCAAAGGAAAGAAAAGAAAAAGCAAGAATAATCTTAGAGAAAATGGGGTTGTCTGATAGAATAAATCACAGACCTACTCAGCTTTCAGGTGGAGAACAGCAGAGAGTTGCTATAGCAAGGGCTCTTATTATAAATCCTGTTATTCTTCTTGCGGATGAACCTACAGGTAATTTGGATAGTAAGTCAAGTCATGAAATAATGAATCTTATTAGCAAACTTCACAAAGAGGAAAAAATAACTATTATTTTAGTAACCCATGAGAGAGATATTGCGGAATATGCTGAAAAGATTGTTCGTATGCATGATGGAAGAATAGTTGATATAGAAGATAATAAAAGGGAGATCAGTCATGTATAGGAGAATTCTCATCTTCTTATTCAAAGATCTCCATTATGGCAAATATATCAGGCTCAATTTGAAAATGCTCTTCAGAGCTATAATTTAGCTCAGATATCCTTTAAACCTCAATTATCTATACAAGGAGGATATGGTTATACAAAAGATGGAAAAGAAGCAAATACTGGAAGTCTATCTCTTAACTATTCTCAAATTCTTTTTCCTTTTGGAAAGACAGGAATTCAACGGGAATCAAGTTCTATAGATTTAGAGCAGGCTAAAAATAATTTAAGATCAAATTATCTAAATCTTTACCTTGCTCAAGAAAGATTAGAAATTTTAGAAGATAGTTACAAACTTGCAGTAAGAAGAAGGAAAATAGCTGAAAAACAATTTAATAATAAAACTATTACAGAGACTAATTTACTTGATTATAAACAAAGAGAAAAGCTTTCTGAAATAAATCTTAACTCTGCAAAAAATAATTTAGAAATTGCTTAGAAAGCATTGGAAAAAATTCCTGTAAAATTAGATATTGCTTTTGAGCTCTTTAATGAAAAACCTGAAGACCTATTGAATATCCTATTTTAGATGGTGGAAATAAGAATATAAGTTTAAAAAAGGCTGAACTTTCATTAAGCTCAGGAAAATGTTAAACAAAAACAGCTTAATTTGGAACAAAAGATAAAATATGAATTAGGAAACGAAAAAGAAAGATTCTATAACTTTAATTCTCTCATTAAAGCAGTCAGAGTTTAGTGCAAAACTTGAAAATTTGAGGTTTAATAATACGAAACTTCAGGTAATCCAGAGTGTAAGAAATGCCTATTTTTCTGTTCTTGAGGCGAGAGCTCAATTGAAGCTTTTTCAAAAACAGGTAGAGCTTGCAAAGGAACAATTAGAAGCAGCAAAAATTAAATTTCAATTGGGAAATACCACATCTTTAGATGTTCAACAAGCGGAGATTAACTATCTCTCCACTCAGAATAACTTAAAATCAGGTATGAACAGTTTAAATATTTTGTGGAGTCAATTTTGTGAGACCTTAGGAATTTTTCCTATGGAAAATTTGAAATTACAAGAATTACCAATATTAACTCTTAATTTAAAATTGGATGACTTATTAGCTATAGCTAATGTAGAGTTTTACGAGCTTCAAGTAAAACTTTATGATAATGAATATACTCCAAAATTTCAGTTAATAAATGTAAAAAATTCCCTTGAAAGTGCAAAAATTATCTTTACCCAATCTCTAAATAATGCAAAAATAACTATATCTCAAAGATTAGACCAACTAAACCTTAGTTTAGAAAACCTTGAAATTGAGAAGAGAAATTTAGAACTTGCAAAGGAAAATTATAGAATTGCAAATATAAGATTTTTCATCAGGAT encodes:
- a CDS encoding PilN domain-containing protein, coding for MLSFHWVGGKIRVLESTWEKKTLKIKNSFVIKIEEELWRRGEIDKIIPILKEHMEKNNIKEKNLHVTLETKEFCPRIMEFPKMPLKELRENIIDELEELISFREETTELSFSIIYQDKEKIKLLVLTYPKNILSQWKDISQELNLRLKYMEFSSLSSLRGLAYENYDFSKNLCVLYVGHDISDIYIFNKGKIWGIYNMSIGSSDFSFYENLTINTSFLSYIDEIRTYLSTFPFDLNEIVIIGEDESSIPLLDQIQEVFSDLPISLNKNIWLTSIGVSIDVHKYLLIPSLNLIGREKFIIKFEREEILKSLLAGILALIIIFSGNLYINLQINEIKRERSILEQTLIQRRGEVEELRKVVEERISVNEGLKSWIENLNYNKILSPSYFLKDLSRIIPTNVWLSDLEVSEDNKISFLGYSLDSEGVADFLISLSYSNIFKDVSLQNSNLVDIGNKSVQNFKILAVIK
- a CDS encoding prepilin-type N-terminal cleavage/methylation domain-containing protein, translating into MKNKGLSLVELLISMTILSIVLVVIIQIWLSIQRDVLINRIDSELERGVSLAISNLNSDILKASVIYTPGFTIYLQDNSGSNYGFGTFTSFITGSQALVLAIPIRSNIYRFNIYITRQRTGSLYDSANPNARFLLKYSIDLSWTPTYSSGNITNLRNSFTFTSTQKPILLTDYIDSDGFIVKYLYLDLIPGHSNVYSYFELTPANYTSGRKVQLVDISIKAKRRIGNTQRERTATITLSPATF
- a CDS encoding DUF4900 domain-containing protein, with product MKTKPSNKKEKGDLSLITAITFGFLITSLVFLLLTSTINENFFVRRDQARDQVLNATQAGIKNVLSIAHWKIQEEIPRRRISDITQDFLRNLLSPSNLSQDISEIYNQTQFPDPTTSYTILSYTFSLLDYSTDVSGITTRVFYTYVYTITSRGYKVNYNPRLSLTITTRGRIEGSVFVENFARFALFTNNHTLPDGSTVWFTSRTIFRGPVHSNTEFAFAYTPTFTDQVSSSASTALFYTATSYIRLNADSNPPYATPIFQRGFIRNAPQINLPPSTDTQLSASLGGTYTGTFPNENQRNQYIRQMLGLPVNNDPPPNGIYTQTILNGGGIYIQGNVDINFGLDSQNRAVYTITQGNTTYVFTIDETQNKTFVRVGTNTIEINRIPNGVIYVNGQVNSVSGTIQRNQRITLCARNNITITNHIRYQDNPLTNPNAVNILGILSESGNILIDPVSNHTDADPSDPDLDFEIDATLMAPQGVVQVANYNTRSPQGDVILTGGIISNFYGAFGTFGSGGTPRTGYGREFWYDYRMRDGYAPPFFPTTGRTLLREGRIEDPRWIKIENWEEKWE
- a CDS encoding ABC transporter ATP-binding protein, yielding MEDILILEDVVKIYKMDGVETVALRGVSLKVRKGDFIAIMGPSGSGKSTMMHIMGCLDRPTSGKIYFEGRDVSELSDNELAEIRNKKIGFVFQSFYLLPRYTAIQNVELPLIYQGVSPKERKEKARIILEKMGLSDRINHRPTQLSGGEQQRVAIARALIINPVILLADEPTGNLDSKSSHEIMNLISKLHKEEKITIILVTHERDIAEYAEKIVRMHDGRIVDIEDNKREISHV
- a CDS encoding TolC family protein is translated as MRFNNTKLQVIQSVRNAYFSVLEARAQLKLFQKQVELAKEQLEAAKIKFQLGNTTSLDVQQAEINYLSTQNNLKSGMNSLNILWSQFCETLGIFPMENLKLQELPILTLNLKLDDLLAIANVEFYELQVKLYDNEYTPKFQLINVKNSLESAKIIFTQSLNNAKITISQRLDQLNLSLENLEIEKRNLELAKENYRIANIRFFIRIYNKA